The following are encoded together in the Nitrosopumilus sp. b3 genome:
- a CDS encoding DsbA family protein gives MIHGPSLGIGAAIASAVIIVVFLGFQGITDQTELTIESTPQIQESGPAKITMNTFLSNGSPILGNPNAPVTLVEFGDYQCHFCNVFFHTTEDDILKNYVDTGKVRMIFKDYNIIGPDSVTASHGAHCADDQKSFWEYHDILYSNWTGENNGWASSDNLAKFAQEIGLDMNEWSECMNSQKHSQIILASNEDARDLELTGTPAFFVIGPDGKTTRIFGAQPFEVFKNIFETELEKSK, from the coding sequence TTGATACATGGTCCATCACTTGGAATAGGTGCAGCAATCGCATCAGCAGTAATAATTGTTGTATTTTTAGGATTTCAGGGAATTACTGATCAAACAGAATTAACAATAGAGTCAACTCCACAAATCCAAGAATCAGGTCCAGCAAAAATTACAATGAATACCTTTTTGTCAAATGGATCACCAATTCTTGGCAATCCAAATGCTCCAGTAACACTAGTAGAATTTGGAGATTATCAATGTCATTTCTGTAATGTGTTTTTTCATACAACTGAGGATGATATTTTGAAAAATTATGTAGATACAGGCAAAGTACGAATGATTTTCAAAGATTACAACATTATTGGTCCAGATTCAGTTACAGCATCTCATGGTGCACATTGTGCCGATGATCAAAAATCATTTTGGGAATATCACGATATATTATATTCAAACTGGACTGGGGAGAATAATGGATGGGCATCATCAGACAATCTTGCAAAGTTTGCACAAGAAATAGGATTGGATATGAATGAATGGTCTGAATGTATGAATAGTCAAAAGCATTCACAAATAATTCTAGCAAGTAATGAAGATGCAAGAGATCTGGAATTAACAGGGACTCCGGCATTTTTTGTGATTGGTCCTGATGGTAAAACCACCCGTATTTTCGGAGCTCAGCCTTTTGAAGTTTTTAAAAATATTTTTGAAACAGAACTAGAAAAATCAAAATAG